In one Corallococcus sp. EGB genomic region, the following are encoded:
- a CDS encoding penicillin acylase family protein, translated as MRTSPLSLTLLLTLTALSGCKSDDPPAPSRLTATVHRTAYGIPHIQADGYRGLGAGIGYAQAQDAVCILADQFLKVRGERARYLGRGPHDAYLESDFTYRGLALWTRAEATFAEQSQELRDLVQGYAAGYNQYLADVPAAQRPAPCRGAAWVKPISAYDLMAYHLDLSLFDTLLPLLGYVSNAQPPSVQSGGRGPQSRPLALSARKDELGSNGWALGREKTASGRGMLVANPHFPWEGNLRFHESHQTIPGKLDVYGVSLLGVPAINIGFNRDIAWTHTVTASSHLTLYRLKLTPGDPTAYEYDGAPRRMTSQTVTVDVRGDDGSMTKESRTFWRSHYGPILAGPGADWTSEVAYTTRDATEDNARFAEHWLRLNTAHSIDEAADVERTVRGAPWVNTLLASADGHTRYVDASRVPYLSPATVAAYRTSLESTPDAPMFASLGLVLLDGSTSRDEWVGLDSETHGLVPTTLMPQLRRTDFVMNANDPATFTNPAEPLLDLPFLYEMFGTRGRMSPRSHMNLTLLTEQGATAAAGSDGRFTREEAERAILSNRTWVAEQLRTAVVRRCQGAAPVLVEGRPVDITEACQLLGAWDGRLELDAKGAIVWREFLNTFSGSALVDQGALFAQPFDPARAAVTPAGLVPAPQGGVDPVNQKLGEAVALLGKAGIAVGTKLGDVQFAWKGDRKVPLHGGEAFEGVTNIVGYSGTNATLLPQSQPQGPLLSPGTGLTPEGYLVDFGTSFLMVMEFTPEGPKANAVLSYAESTDPASPHFADQTDLFSGKHLRPVRFEQADILSDPELTTLELAIDATSKLE; from the coding sequence ATGCGTACATCTCCCCTCTCCCTGACCCTGCTGCTGACACTGACGGCCCTCAGTGGATGCAAGAGCGACGACCCACCCGCGCCCTCCCGGCTCACGGCCACCGTCCACCGGACCGCCTACGGCATCCCGCACATCCAGGCCGACGGCTACCGGGGCCTGGGCGCCGGCATCGGCTACGCGCAGGCCCAGGACGCGGTGTGCATCCTCGCGGATCAGTTCCTCAAGGTCCGCGGCGAGCGAGCGCGCTACCTGGGCCGAGGCCCCCACGATGCCTATCTCGAAAGTGACTTCACCTACCGGGGGCTCGCGCTGTGGACGCGCGCCGAGGCCACCTTCGCGGAACAGTCGCAGGAGCTGCGGGACCTGGTGCAGGGCTACGCCGCCGGCTACAACCAGTACCTCGCGGACGTGCCCGCGGCTCAGCGTCCAGCGCCATGCCGCGGCGCCGCGTGGGTGAAGCCCATCAGCGCGTACGACCTGATGGCGTACCACCTGGACCTGTCGCTGTTCGACACGCTGCTCCCGCTGCTGGGGTATGTGAGCAACGCGCAGCCTCCGAGCGTGCAGTCGGGAGGACGCGGGCCGCAGTCGCGTCCCCTCGCGCTCTCAGCGCGCAAGGACGAGCTGGGCAGTAACGGCTGGGCGCTGGGCCGCGAGAAGACCGCCAGTGGCCGGGGCATGCTCGTGGCCAACCCCCACTTTCCGTGGGAGGGCAACCTCCGCTTCCACGAGAGCCACCAGACGATTCCAGGCAAGCTCGACGTGTACGGCGTATCGCTGCTGGGCGTGCCGGCGATCAACATCGGCTTCAACCGCGACATCGCGTGGACGCACACGGTGACGGCGTCGAGCCACCTGACGCTGTACCGGCTCAAGCTCACGCCCGGAGACCCCACGGCGTATGAGTATGACGGAGCGCCCCGCCGCATGACGTCGCAGACGGTCACCGTCGACGTGCGGGGCGACGACGGCAGCATGACGAAGGAGTCGCGCACGTTCTGGCGCAGCCACTACGGCCCCATCCTGGCGGGCCCGGGCGCGGACTGGACCAGCGAGGTCGCGTACACGACGCGAGATGCCACGGAGGACAACGCGAGGTTCGCGGAGCACTGGCTGCGCCTGAACACGGCGCACAGCATCGACGAGGCCGCGGACGTGGAGCGCACGGTGCGAGGAGCGCCCTGGGTGAACACGCTCCTGGCGAGCGCGGACGGCCACACGCGCTACGTGGACGCGTCCCGGGTCCCCTACCTGAGCCCGGCGACGGTCGCCGCGTATCGCACCTCGCTCGAGTCCACACCGGACGCGCCGATGTTCGCGTCGCTGGGGCTCGTCCTGCTGGACGGCAGCACGTCCCGGGATGAATGGGTGGGCCTGGACAGCGAGACACACGGCCTGGTGCCGACGACGTTGATGCCCCAGCTGCGCCGGACGGACTTCGTGATGAACGCGAATGATCCGGCGACGTTCACCAACCCCGCCGAGCCCCTGCTCGACCTGCCCTTCCTCTACGAGATGTTCGGGACGCGAGGCCGCATGAGCCCGCGTTCGCACATGAACCTCACCCTGCTCACTGAGCAAGGAGCCACCGCTGCCGCGGGAAGCGACGGGCGCTTCACGCGAGAGGAAGCCGAGCGGGCCATCCTGAGCAACCGGACCTGGGTGGCGGAGCAGCTGCGCACGGCGGTGGTGCGGCGCTGCCAGGGCGCTGCCCCCGTCCTCGTCGAGGGCAGGCCGGTGGACATCACGGAAGCGTGCCAGTTGCTCGGCGCCTGGGATGGCCGCCTGGAGCTGGATGCGAAGGGGGCCATCGTCTGGCGCGAGTTCCTGAACACCTTCAGCGGCTCCGCACTCGTGGACCAGGGAGCCCTCTTCGCGCAGCCCTTCGATCCGGCGCGAGCCGCGGTGACGCCGGCCGGGCTGGTGCCCGCGCCGCAGGGCGGAGTGGATCCGGTGAACCAGAAGCTGGGCGAAGCCGTGGCGCTGCTGGGCAAGGCAGGCATCGCGGTGGGAACGAAGCTGGGGGACGTGCAGTTCGCGTGGAAGGGAGACCGCAAGGTGCCGCTGCATGGAGGCGAGGCCTTCGAGGGGGTCACCAACATCGTCGGCTACTCCGGAACGAACGCGACGCTGCTGCCGCAGTCCCAGCCGCAGGGCCCGCTGCTCTCCCCCGGTACGGGGCTCACGCCGGAAGGCTACCTGGTCGACTTCGGGACCAGCTTCCTGATGGTCATGGAGTTCACGCCGGAGGGCCCCAAGGCGAACGCGGTCCTCTCCTACGCGGAGTCCACGGATCCGGCGTCGCCGCACTTCGCGGACCAGACGGACCTCTTCTCCGGCAAGCACCTCCGGCCCGTGCGCTTCGAGCAGGCGGACATCCTCTCGGATCCGGAGCTCACGACGCTGGAGCTGGCCATCGACGCCACGTCGAAGCTCGAATAG
- a CDS encoding NADH-quinone oxidoreductase subunit F: MKPGQHTPETESFYHLGHGPLGTHACEGTACFVARHLDAARWRQATSGETRVYCLGQCYQAPSITGADGRPRAHVRAPHAITLERVASGGAPDLEDALPRGAYTALEQALSSPPAAFIAQVERSELRGRGGAGFPTGRKLRAVAAAPGAEKYVVANADEGDAGAYIDRFLMEEDPHAVLEGLLLAAYAVGARRGVIYVRKEYPRAACILHVALHEAHRAGLLGPHILDSDFSCEVSLEVGRGSYLCGEETALLNALEGRRPFVRARPPYPAQVGLFGQPTLVQNVETLANLPWIARHGGKAYAAVGVPGSRGTKVLSLNSLFRHPGLYEVELGVPVRTVVEELGGGLRTGPLKGVLIGGPLAGILPPHLLDTPLGFDELQAVGASVGHGGVVAFDTHTSIAALVHHVFSFGAYESCGRCTPCRLGARHVEQLFARVLDTGSAPRLPAPDWEEIAEALRLTSLCGHGTGLGEFARSVLRHYRGEVEACFG; this comes from the coding sequence ATGAAGCCGGGACAGCACACACCAGAGACCGAGTCCTTCTACCACCTCGGGCATGGCCCGCTTGGGACCCATGCCTGTGAGGGGACGGCGTGCTTCGTCGCCCGCCATCTGGATGCCGCGCGCTGGCGGCAAGCCACGTCCGGCGAGACCCGCGTCTACTGCCTGGGCCAGTGCTACCAGGCTCCCTCCATCACCGGAGCGGACGGCCGCCCGCGGGCGCATGTCCGGGCCCCCCACGCCATCACGCTGGAGCGCGTCGCCAGCGGCGGAGCGCCTGACCTCGAGGACGCCCTCCCCCGGGGCGCCTACACGGCCCTGGAGCAGGCGCTGTCCTCCCCTCCCGCAGCCTTCATCGCCCAGGTGGAGCGCTCCGAGCTGCGCGGGCGGGGAGGCGCGGGCTTCCCGACCGGCCGCAAGCTGCGCGCGGTGGCCGCCGCCCCCGGCGCGGAGAAGTACGTCGTGGCCAACGCGGACGAGGGCGACGCGGGCGCCTACATCGACCGCTTCCTGATGGAGGAGGATCCCCACGCCGTGCTGGAGGGCCTGCTGCTGGCGGCGTACGCGGTGGGTGCTCGCCGGGGCGTCATCTACGTGCGCAAGGAATATCCGCGCGCCGCCTGCATCCTGCACGTCGCCCTGCACGAAGCCCACCGGGCCGGCCTGCTGGGCCCGCACATCCTGGACAGCGACTTCTCCTGCGAGGTCTCGCTGGAGGTGGGCCGTGGCAGCTACCTGTGCGGCGAGGAGACCGCGCTGCTCAACGCCCTGGAGGGACGCCGCCCCTTCGTGCGCGCCCGGCCACCCTACCCCGCGCAGGTGGGCCTGTTCGGACAGCCCACCCTGGTGCAGAACGTGGAGACGCTCGCCAACCTCCCCTGGATTGCCCGCCACGGGGGCAAGGCGTACGCGGCGGTCGGAGTACCCGGCAGCCGGGGCACGAAGGTGCTGTCCCTCAACTCCCTCTTCCGCCACCCCGGGCTCTACGAGGTGGAGCTGGGCGTGCCGGTGCGCACCGTGGTGGAGGAGCTGGGAGGCGGGCTGCGCACCGGACCGTTGAAGGGCGTCCTCATTGGAGGGCCCCTGGCGGGCATCCTCCCTCCGCACCTGCTGGACACCCCATTGGGCTTCGACGAGCTCCAGGCCGTGGGCGCCTCCGTGGGCCATGGGGGCGTGGTGGCCTTCGACACGCATACGTCCATCGCCGCGCTGGTGCACCACGTCTTCTCCTTCGGAGCATACGAGTCCTGCGGACGGTGCACCCCCTGCCGCCTGGGAGCGCGGCACGTCGAGCAGCTCTTCGCGCGCGTCCTGGACACCGGCTCCGCGCCCCGCCTCCCCGCGCCGGACTGGGAGGAGATCGCCGAGGCGCTGCGCCTCACCAGTCTGTGCGGGCACGGCACGGGACTCGGGGAGTTCGCGCGCAGCGTGCTGCGCCATTACCGGGGGGAGGTGGAGGCATGCTTCGGGTGA
- a CDS encoding YciI family protein, giving the protein MSYMLVVMQTGGGKPRTAEEKRVAADRMARMQGFGAALQARGILQAADSLRSDAEGVRVERRDGKLSFSDGPFTESKEIIGGFFLIDVKTREEALELATQCPAAEWSTVEVRQSGPCFDP; this is encoded by the coding sequence ATGTCGTACATGCTGGTGGTGATGCAGACCGGTGGCGGGAAACCTCGGACGGCGGAGGAGAAGCGCGTCGCGGCGGACCGGATGGCGAGGATGCAGGGCTTCGGGGCGGCGCTTCAGGCGCGTGGAATCCTCCAGGCCGCGGACTCGCTGCGTTCGGACGCGGAGGGCGTCCGGGTGGAGCGGCGGGACGGGAAGCTGAGCTTCAGCGACGGGCCGTTCACCGAGTCCAAGGAGATCATCGGCGGCTTCTTCCTCATCGACGTGAAGACGCGTGAGGAGGCGCTGGAGCTGGCCACGCAGTGCCCCGCCGCGGAGTGGTCCACCGTCGAGGTCCGTCAGAGCGGCCCCTGTTTCGACCCGTGA
- a CDS encoding molybdopterin oxidoreductase family protein, whose protein sequence is MMDAARGGRLKALWAFGYDVLLTNPRANTTREALERLELLVVQDLFLNETAKALGHVFLPACSSFEKDGTFMNGERRVQRVRASLASTGDSLPDWEILCRAARALGHPEGFAFTSPEEIWDEVRRVWPAGAGLSYARLEHGGLQWPCPDEAHPGTRVLHTDGFALGPRAALRRIGDTPSPETRSEAFPFVLMTGRRLHQFNAGTMTSRTPNARLQPGDWLDMAPADADRLGLRDGARVRVRSRYGEAELPMHRAQGLRPGELFTTFHTAETFINAVTGPNQDAHTHTPEYKVTAVQVERVE, encoded by the coding sequence ATGATGGACGCGGCACGCGGCGGGCGACTCAAGGCGCTGTGGGCCTTCGGCTACGACGTGCTGCTCACCAACCCGAGAGCGAACACCACGCGCGAGGCGCTGGAGCGGCTGGAGCTGCTGGTGGTGCAGGACCTGTTCCTCAACGAGACGGCGAAGGCCCTGGGCCACGTGTTCCTGCCCGCGTGCAGCTCCTTCGAGAAGGACGGGACGTTCATGAACGGCGAGCGGCGCGTGCAGCGGGTGCGCGCGTCGCTGGCCTCCACGGGGGACTCGCTGCCGGACTGGGAGATCCTCTGCCGCGCGGCGCGCGCGCTGGGACATCCCGAGGGCTTCGCCTTCACATCCCCGGAGGAGATCTGGGACGAGGTGCGGCGCGTGTGGCCCGCGGGCGCGGGCCTGTCGTATGCGCGCCTGGAGCACGGCGGCCTCCAATGGCCCTGCCCCGACGAGGCCCACCCGGGCACCCGGGTGCTGCACACCGACGGCTTTGCCCTGGGCCCGCGGGCGGCGCTGCGCCGCATCGGCGATACGCCTTCGCCCGAGACGCGCTCGGAGGCCTTCCCCTTCGTGCTGATGACGGGCCGGCGCCTGCATCAGTTCAACGCGGGGACGATGACGTCCCGCACGCCGAACGCGCGGCTCCAGCCCGGTGACTGGCTGGACATGGCCCCGGCGGACGCGGACCGGCTGGGACTGCGGGACGGCGCGCGCGTGCGGGTGCGCAGCCGGTACGGAGAGGCGGAGCTGCCCATGCACCGCGCGCAAGGGCTGCGGCCCGGCGAGCTCTTCACCACCTTCCACACCGCGGAGACCTTCATCAACGCCGTCACCGGTCCGAACCAGGACGCGCATACCCATACGCCCGAATACAAGGTCACGGCCGTCCAGGTGGAGCGCGTGGAGTAG
- a CDS encoding glycosyltransferase produces the protein MARIVFLPLPEAGHIHATFGLAKQLASRGHELVYMAPPDGEPFLRERPWPFIPLYEEAMPRGRQAELDAQLAAPGLSPRARKDIIREVLHRHGLRITEALFGATMEARLREVRADLFLVDATFPLPVLAAHKLGVPAYQLCTNLALNRDVAVPPLSSHHVPTGTVGSRLGIRLAWQWQYLRTFLPFEEKMRDRIRAFYRLHPGAPPASFNTHLQIGPHFQVPTLVMSAPEFDFRRSSADVHYLGPCVDLDRTEPPLPTASPPGDAPHILCSLGSHGDRLRGHQPFFQSVISAVARRPQLRLLMAVGKEVRTDAFGPLPPNVTVTNWVPQLTALKQSSLMITHGGLNSVKECICLGVPMLVYPLMFDQPGNAARVVHHGLGLRGNIRETSAEQVGAQLDQLLGTPTFQARIRAMQRIFRDADAASQGAVTLERLLQGQRLAA, from the coding sequence ATGGCGAGAATCGTCTTTCTGCCCCTGCCGGAGGCCGGTCACATCCACGCGACCTTCGGGCTCGCGAAGCAGCTGGCGTCCCGGGGGCATGAGCTCGTCTACATGGCGCCGCCGGATGGCGAGCCCTTCCTGCGAGAGCGCCCCTGGCCCTTCATCCCCCTCTATGAAGAAGCCATGCCGCGAGGGCGGCAGGCGGAGCTTGACGCACAGCTGGCCGCACCAGGGCTTTCGCCGAGGGCCCGCAAGGACATCATCCGGGAGGTGCTCCACCGGCACGGGCTGCGCATCACGGAGGCGCTCTTCGGGGCCACGATGGAGGCCCGCCTGCGCGAGGTCCGGGCCGATCTGTTCCTCGTGGACGCGACGTTCCCCCTGCCCGTGCTGGCGGCCCACAAGCTTGGCGTCCCCGCCTATCAGCTCTGCACCAACCTCGCGTTGAACCGGGACGTCGCCGTCCCCCCGCTGAGCTCCCACCACGTCCCGACAGGCACCGTCGGTTCGAGGCTCGGCATCCGGCTCGCCTGGCAGTGGCAGTACCTGCGCACGTTCCTGCCGTTCGAAGAGAAGATGCGCGACCGGATCCGCGCCTTCTATCGCCTCCACCCCGGCGCGCCACCTGCCAGCTTCAACACCCATCTCCAGATCGGTCCGCACTTCCAGGTCCCCACCCTGGTGATGAGCGCCCCGGAGTTCGACTTCCGCCGCTCGTCCGCGGACGTCCACTACCTGGGGCCGTGCGTGGACCTCGACCGGACCGAGCCTCCCCTCCCCACGGCCTCACCCCCGGGAGACGCGCCGCACATCCTGTGCTCGCTGGGCAGTCACGGAGACCGGCTGCGCGGGCATCAGCCCTTCTTCCAGTCCGTCATCTCCGCCGTCGCGCGGAGGCCCCAGCTCCGGCTGCTGATGGCGGTGGGCAAGGAGGTGCGGACGGATGCGTTCGGCCCCCTGCCTCCCAACGTCACGGTGACGAACTGGGTTCCCCAGCTCACGGCGTTGAAGCAGTCCTCGCTGATGATCACCCATGGTGGGCTCAACAGCGTGAAGGAGTGCATCTGCCTGGGCGTCCCCATGCTCGTGTACCCCCTGATGTTCGACCAACCGGGCAACGCCGCGCGCGTCGTCCACCATGGCCTCGGGCTCCGGGGGAACATCCGCGAGACCTCCGCGGAGCAGGTGGGCGCGCAGCTGGATCAGCTCCTCGGCACGCCCACATTCCAGGCGAGGATCCGGGCCATGCAGCGCATCTTCCGGGACGCGGACGCCGCGAGCCAAGGCGCGGTGACGCTCGAGCGGCTGCTCCAGGGACAGCGGCTCGCGGCCTGA
- a CDS encoding molybdopterin-dependent oxidoreductase codes for MLRVTIDGQPRECAPGTLLDALKTLGIAVPALCDDPRLAPVGACRTCIVDVEGCERPVPACTTSLAEGMVVHTHSPRVEAQRRVLLRLLGSEYPAEAVARHPDKPFHRALREYGLEHEARGAPGAERRDDSHPYLHVDMSQCIQCYRCVRICDDVQGQFVWRVWNRGAETCILPDGPDLGHSSCVSCGACVDSCPTGALEDRTLVDRGWPDAWTRTTCAYCGVGCEMDVGTRGGRIVTVRPSREGPSNRGHLCSKGRYAFDFVTAPDRVSVPLLREAGGWRRASWDEALGFIAERLRHLRDAHGPDAVGMLGSARATNEENYLAQKLARVVLGTNNVDCCARVCHAPSAAGLKQMLGTGAATNSFEDVEHARTLLVAGSNTTECHPVVGARIKQAVLRGAKLIVIDARCTELARYADVHLRPRPGTDVPLLNALAHVIMSEGLCNEDFLRERVDAVEDFQAFIRGWTPERAAERCEVAPEDLRTAARLYATHGPSMMVHGLGMTEHVQGTETVMALVNLALLTGNLGGPGMGVNPLRGQNNVQGSAHMGCEPGQLTGYVPWRRTAPASRRRGMPPCPPRRGWT; via the coding sequence ATGCTTCGGGTGACCATCGACGGGCAGCCTCGCGAGTGCGCGCCGGGCACCCTCCTGGATGCACTGAAGACGCTGGGCATCGCCGTTCCAGCGCTGTGCGATGATCCGCGCCTGGCGCCGGTGGGCGCGTGCCGCACGTGCATCGTGGACGTGGAGGGCTGCGAGCGCCCCGTGCCGGCCTGCACCACCTCGCTGGCGGAGGGCATGGTGGTGCACACGCACAGTCCCCGCGTGGAGGCACAACGCCGGGTGCTGCTGCGGTTGCTCGGCTCGGAATATCCGGCCGAGGCGGTGGCACGCCACCCGGACAAGCCCTTCCACCGCGCGCTGCGCGAGTACGGCCTGGAGCACGAGGCGCGCGGCGCGCCCGGAGCGGAGCGGCGGGACGACTCGCACCCGTACCTCCACGTGGACATGTCCCAGTGCATCCAGTGCTACCGCTGCGTGCGCATCTGCGACGACGTGCAGGGGCAGTTCGTCTGGCGGGTGTGGAACCGCGGCGCCGAGACATGCATCCTCCCGGATGGGCCGGACCTGGGGCACAGCTCGTGCGTCTCCTGTGGGGCATGCGTGGACAGCTGCCCCACCGGCGCGCTGGAGGACCGCACCCTGGTGGACCGGGGCTGGCCCGACGCCTGGACCCGGACCACCTGCGCGTACTGCGGCGTGGGCTGCGAGATGGACGTTGGCACGCGGGGCGGCCGCATCGTCACGGTGCGGCCGTCGCGCGAGGGACCGTCCAACCGGGGCCACCTGTGCTCCAAGGGACGCTACGCCTTCGACTTCGTGACGGCGCCAGACCGCGTCTCCGTGCCGCTCCTGCGCGAGGCGGGCGGCTGGCGGCGCGCCTCCTGGGACGAGGCGCTGGGCTTCATCGCGGAGCGTCTGCGCCACCTGCGCGACGCCCACGGCCCGGACGCGGTGGGCATGCTGGGCTCCGCGCGAGCCACCAACGAAGAGAACTACCTGGCGCAGAAGCTGGCCCGCGTGGTGCTGGGGACGAACAACGTGGACTGCTGCGCCCGCGTGTGCCACGCGCCCAGCGCCGCCGGGCTGAAGCAGATGCTGGGCACGGGCGCCGCCACCAACTCCTTCGAGGACGTGGAGCACGCGCGCACCCTGCTGGTGGCGGGCAGCAACACCACCGAGTGCCACCCCGTCGTCGGTGCCCGGATCAAGCAGGCGGTGCTCCGGGGGGCGAAGCTCATCGTCATCGACGCGCGGTGCACGGAGCTGGCGCGCTACGCGGACGTGCACCTGCGGCCCCGGCCCGGCACGGACGTACCCCTGCTCAACGCGCTGGCCCACGTCATCATGTCCGAGGGCCTGTGCAACGAGGACTTCCTGCGTGAGCGCGTGGACGCCGTCGAGGACTTCCAGGCCTTCATCCGCGGCTGGACACCCGAGCGCGCCGCGGAGCGCTGCGAGGTGGCCCCGGAGGACCTCCGGACGGCGGCGCGCCTCTACGCCACGCACGGCCCGTCCATGATGGTGCACGGGCTGGGCATGACGGAGCACGTCCAGGGCACGGAGACCGTCATGGCGCTGGTGAACCTGGCGCTGCTGACGGGCAACCTCGGCGGGCCGGGCATGGGCGTCAACCCCCTGCGCGGGCAGAACAACGTCCAGGGCTCGGCGCACATGGGCTGCGAGCCGGGCCAGCTCACCGGCTACGTCCCCTGGAGGCGCACCGCGCCCGCTTCGAGGCGGCGTGGGATGCCCCCCTGCCCTCCACGCCGGGGCTGGACCTGA
- a CDS encoding cyclic peptide export ABC transporter, producing MKFLALLFRTSPASLILVTLCGLLSGASNAGLIAVINHALASQLSVSTHVAVGFVTLGVVTLLLRYGTQALVNRLNGDALFDMRMRLSRQVVATPLRRLEEHGIANVMTVLTEDLFVISTALGVLPRFLTQIAIAAGCLVYLAWLSWQLLVGLLLLIGLSVVGYRLLSRSAIADLQRTREHQGALYKQLRGLTEGIKELKLHQDRRAAFLTEEVEATSWLVRVLQIRIGDVFAATGSLGMLLSFAFVGALIFVMPGLGWVQPPVLVGYCIAALYLQQPLQSVMETLPILSRGDVSWTKVHQLGLALDTLGSREPAPPAATRTTFQSVELVGVTHTYYREESDGHFVVGPIHLRMHPGELIFLVGGNGSGKTTLAKLLTGLYQPEGGQILVDGQPVTQQTQESYRQLFSAVFSDFYLFERLLGLVGEGTASQVKHYLSLLQLSRKVRIESGVLSTTELSLGQRKRLALLTAYLEDRPIYLFDEWAADQDPAFKAVFYTELLPELKRQGKTVVVISHDDRYFHVADRILRLDAGKLVAPGDSTPDAQERAS from the coding sequence ATGAAATTCCTCGCCCTCCTGTTCCGGACGTCCCCCGCGTCGCTCATCCTGGTGACGCTCTGCGGGCTCCTCTCCGGCGCCAGCAACGCGGGGCTCATCGCGGTCATCAACCACGCGCTCGCGTCCCAGTTGTCCGTGAGCACGCACGTGGCCGTGGGCTTCGTGACGCTCGGCGTGGTGACGCTGCTCTTGCGCTACGGGACGCAGGCCCTGGTCAACAGGCTCAACGGGGATGCGCTCTTCGACATGCGGATGCGGCTGTCCCGTCAGGTCGTCGCCACGCCGCTGCGGCGCCTGGAGGAGCACGGCATCGCCAACGTGATGACGGTCCTCACCGAGGACCTCTTCGTCATCAGCACCGCGCTGGGCGTGTTGCCACGCTTCCTCACCCAGATCGCCATCGCCGCCGGATGCCTCGTCTACCTGGCGTGGTTGTCCTGGCAGCTGCTCGTCGGATTGTTGCTCCTCATCGGCTTGAGCGTGGTGGGCTACCGGCTCCTGTCCCGGAGCGCCATCGCGGACCTCCAGCGGACGCGGGAGCACCAGGGCGCGCTGTACAAGCAGCTTCGCGGCCTCACGGAGGGCATCAAGGAGCTCAAGCTGCACCAGGACCGGCGCGCGGCGTTCCTCACGGAGGAGGTGGAGGCCACGTCCTGGCTCGTGCGGGTGTTGCAGATCCGCATCGGCGACGTCTTCGCGGCGACGGGGAGCCTGGGAATGCTCCTGTCCTTCGCCTTCGTGGGCGCGCTCATCTTCGTGATGCCGGGCCTGGGCTGGGTGCAGCCCCCGGTGCTGGTGGGGTACTGCATCGCCGCGCTCTATCTCCAGCAGCCCCTCCAGTCCGTCATGGAGACGCTGCCCATCCTGAGCCGGGGAGATGTGTCGTGGACCAAGGTCCACCAGCTGGGGCTGGCGCTCGACACGTTGGGCTCCCGGGAGCCGGCGCCTCCGGCGGCCACGCGCACCACGTTCCAGAGCGTGGAGCTCGTGGGCGTCACCCACACCTACTACCGGGAGGAGTCGGATGGGCACTTCGTCGTGGGGCCCATCCATCTGCGGATGCACCCCGGGGAGCTGATCTTCCTCGTGGGCGGCAACGGCAGCGGGAAGACCACCCTGGCCAAGCTGCTCACCGGGCTCTACCAGCCGGAGGGCGGGCAGATCCTCGTGGACGGACAGCCCGTCACGCAGCAGACGCAGGAGTCCTACCGGCAGTTGTTCTCCGCCGTGTTCTCGGACTTCTACCTGTTCGAACGGCTGCTGGGGCTCGTGGGCGAGGGGACCGCCTCGCAGGTGAAGCACTACCTGTCGCTGCTCCAGTTGTCGCGGAAGGTCCGGATCGAGTCCGGCGTCCTCTCCACCACCGAGCTCTCACTGGGCCAGCGCAAGCGGCTCGCGCTCCTCACCGCGTACCTGGAAGACCGGCCCATCTACCTCTTCGACGAGTGGGCGGCGGATCAGGACCCCGCATTCAAGGCCGTGTTCTACACGGAGCTCCTTCCGGAGCTGAAGCGCCAGGGGAAGACGGTGGTGGTCATCTCCCACGATGACCGGTACTTCCACGTCGCCGACCGCATCCTCCGGCTCGATGCCGGGAAGCTGGTCGCCCCGGGTGACTCGACGCCGGACGCGCAGGAGCGCGCCTCCTGA